The DNA sequence CACTAAACCTATTTCCATTATTTAATCCAAAGAAAACGAAGAAGCTATAGCAATGCAGAAATAGTAGAACAtcatattcaagaaaaatttgaaaaaatctatcATCTTAAATGATGTACTCTACATGTCGACTTGAGCATATAATGTGGGCTAAGCAAAAAACTTTTCAATGTTCACGTGCACTCATTATTTCTCCTCCTTATTTATAACCGTGCTCTCTCAAACAACCACATGATGCTCGGCTTGTTTTATTTGGTTACATAGTTTAGATGAGATGTGATGTTTTAttgaaaactaaataaaatattattataatataattttttttaattaattttgttttaaaatttaaaaaagttgaattatttattatattttgcatgaaaatttaaaaatattataatgattagatgaatgtgataattaatatttgaagatgaagataaatttTTCAAGACATGATCACAtctaaagaatatttttttaaattttcaaatccgATGCCACATATCTTCTTATTGAGTTTTACTATAGGCTAGTAAGCTTTTACGGgaggaaaattttttttatactcaaATAGGTGTGTAGATCATTATACATATTTAGTAAAGTgtttacataatataatttgatttgaaatataaattttaaattttgaattttacaaaCCATTTAAATGATTTGTCAACTTGAGAATAGAACGCAGGCAAAGCAAAAAACTTTTCAATATTCATGTGCACTCATCATTTCTCCTTATTTATAACTATGCTCTCACAAACAACCATATAATGCTGGTCTTGCTTTATTTGATTATACAGTTTAGATAATATCAGATGAGATGTtctgttaaaaattgaataaaatattattataatataattttttaatattaattttattttaaaatttgaaaaagttgaattatttattatatattatatgaaaatttgagaaaatgataatgattagatgatgtAAGATAAGATAGTTTAGTATTTGATGATCAAACCCGGCCTTAATCTTTGGCATGCTACAAAACTGTTTTTGCCTGTAACAAAAGAGTGAGAAAATATAGTAATTATTCatcattgtattattttttatgggaACACATGCATAGTAGTTGTATTCATTACAGcactaaataaaaattttgtatacatatatatatatatatatatatataggtgtgtgtgtgtgtctaaaataatattacctATCATTCTTTTAATATTCATCATCAATCTCATTATCACaatgtaatattataattaataattaaaaaattatttattttatttcacttactttactaatcatttaatatcataccggcatcttttttaaaagactatttattttatttcacttaCTTTACTTTACTAATCATTTGTGTTATTCCTTTGTGATTAACGACGGTCACGATTGCGACTTCAAATCTTTTGACAAAAAATGACATGTATAATAGTTTCaatatgattagaaaaatttCGTAGcaattgtggtttttttttgtatatgagATAAAGAATTCATGTttgattataattaaattagatagacaaacataataatatatcatgGGTCTTACATTATTTGAGTCCTACACACATAGcattcaatattatatatatatatatatatatgtatatatatctcaatcttcttccaaatgtagTCATCCGTTTCTAGCTAGCTAACGAGGAATTAGAGAGTTTCTTAATCTTGTTTTATGAAATTAATGTAAACTCTCCCCAAATGTCAATCTGTCGTGCATCCATAGTGATCGTGAAAAGTTTAGATCAAAGTGGTGTGAATCATGCACTGAGAGCAGCCCATGGGTTGATAGGTGTTGGCTTGTCTTTTGGAGTAGTATGATTTGCCAACGACAAACTCCGTGATGATTTGTCAACAATTAATTCCGTTTGTCTTGCTTACCTGACACGTTGGAATATGACTCGGATGTCTACTAAGAGTAGTCATGCTATTAATGGGTCATCTAAACTTACCGTTCATGTAGCTCTTTTGAAGTAGCATCACCACTTAGTATCAcatcatttattaaaataaatacgaaaaatgtatatttaaataaaaagaaaaaagacatctaaaaatataaaaagagaaagaCTGCAACTCTAAGTTCCCTCTAacattttgtatttatatttttaattttttaataaattatgtggCATTACATGGTTGTGTCACGTTAAGAGAGTCATCTaagcaataaaaaatatttaaatatgttaaaaaaatatgaaaagaaaaaaaaaagtaagtttgTGCTAGGCGACACAGCCATCGGTTGTTACTGGACATCAGCTTAGCATtacccatttgaaaaagttgaattgttattatattttgtatgaaaatttgaaaaaattataatgattagatatgatgagatgagaagaaattaatttttttcttagagagagagtgtgtgtgttaaGGTATAGTTTATTTCGTTTGTAATATGTGCTGAATagagttgaaaaaaaagaaaaggataatgataaagtaatgattatatgaaaaagttgaaaactataaattgaaaaatattttgtatttgaataatatttgggaAGAAAATTTACCAAAATATCTGATAATATTTCAAAGTCCAAACTTGTTCGAAATGTCTATTTAGGCATTGTTTGGTTGTATAgttcaaatgaaatgaaattagataTATTGTTGAacgttaaataaaatattgttataatataattttttaatattaattttgttttgaaatttgaaaaggaaaatactagTATGCCGTCTGAGTTTGTCCTATCACTTTGACCactcatgtatttatttatttttaattttgatttttacttaataattaaggaagtgaattttaatgtattggtatattttttttattttttaaaatatttaaatatgttaaaaagatatgaaaagaaagaagaaaaagcaaGTTTGTGCTAGGCAGCACAGCCATCGGTCATTATTGGGCGGTAGCCTAgtattacttatttaaaaaagttgaattgttattatattttgtataaaaatttaaaaaaattgtaatgattagataagatgagatgagaaaaaattaatctttttcttagagagagagagtgtgtgtgtgtgtgtgtgtgtgtgtgtgtgtgtgtgttaaggtatagtttattttgtttgtaatcTGTGCTGAATAgagttgaaaaaagaaaagaaaaggatagatGTAGAAGGGAAGGGGACAGAAAATGAGAAGGAAAGAGGAGAGGGAATATTGGGGCCAAACTGGAATAAGGAATTGAATATAGAAGGGAAAACGAGAGGGGAGCTACTAGCTTTTGCAAATCATCCTTGGGTTACTGCAAGTAGTTTACCTGTTTGGCGGTGTCTCTAATAGAGATTTCTTTGAAAATTAGGCTTAAATTAGGAAGGAGAGCAGTGAATACTGAACTCTCCTtccattgtttttgtttgtttgttttatttttccctgTCAAGAGGTCGAGGGTCACTTTAAAGACTCTAGAACTGCTCAAAATTTGTTTTCCTGAGCATAATCATTGATGTTAAGACAGCCAAATGAAGCTTGTTCGCCACCATGTCAGATTCTCAGTGCAGAGGTGCAATGAAAGTAATTTTTGTGAAGAAAATGGGGGGCATAATAAGGCATGAAAGCCTTGGCTTCCCCCTAGCAAACATACCTCTCCTGCATGGTCTTTGAATTCTCACAATTTTCAAGACTTTCAAGAACACTAAACCCATTTCTATTATTTAATCCAAAGAAAACGAAGAAGCTATAGCAATGCAGAAATAGTAGAACATCAGATTCAAGAAAGCGAAGATGTGGGATGATGGCAACAAAAACTAGAAGTGAGAGAGCCAAATCTCTTTAGCAGCATTGAACAAGTCCCATAATGGTGCACATTGTTATTGTTATTACTTCTTGAAAATCTTACCCTGTAATGCAATTTTATCTAAAAAGTAGTTTACAATTTAGgactaaaacaaataaatctgACTTTACCTATGTAATTTTAAGGAGAACCTGAACTGGAAcctcttttatataaaattaaaaataacaatctTTAACTAACTAATTCAAATACCAGAAATGAAAATTTAGTTAGCGAGGCAACCTTCCAGACAGGTACATTGACAGCTTATCTCTCAGATGCACACCCTTTATGTCGACAGTTCCACAAATCTGTTGGTGGTAACCAGGGTCATGGTTGTGAGACAAAGGTGCTTCATCCTGCACATCATCCATATCAATAAGAATGTTATGAAGTAGACAGCAAACAAGAATAATCCTCGGCAGCCTATGCTTGTCAGGTCTCCACATTACTCCTTGGATGATCCTCCACGTCTCTTTCAACCTTGCCAATGCCCTTTGTGCCACCATCAGAGTGGCATGATGCCGCCTGTTGAACTCTTCCCTTGACTCCGATAGTTCTGTGCCTTCATAAGGGATGATAAGATACGGCAACAAGGGATAGCCCAAGTCGCCAATTATGTATTCCCTTATTTCTGATCCTTCAGAGAGCTCTAAATCTTTCCCAGTCAATCTCTCCCCTTTATCACAGAGTTCGTAGAAGTTTGAACTCTGAAGCACCGACCAGTCTTTCATTTTTCCTGGCCATCCAGTGACTATGTCCCGAAACCTCATGTCTGGGTCCACAATTGCCTGCAACACCATGCTATGATTCTTCTCAGGATCGAGCCACACATTACTTGTGGGGTCCGATGCAGGCAAACACATCATGATGTGGGTGGTATCAATCACACCACAACAATTAGGGAGGCCTCGCATTCTCTCGAATTTAGATTTTATCTCTGTCATTTCTGTATCAGATGAAGGCCAATTCAGGTGGTGAAGCCCTCTTTCTTCCATGGATTCCACAAAACGCCAGGTCACTTGGGAGACAGTGGAGTGGTTCAACCCAAATGAATCACCAACCGTCACTAGTGACTCACCAGAGCTCAGTCTTCTTAAAGCTACAGCTACTTGATCACATAAAGACATAGGCTTGCCATTTGCAAACACAAAATGTGCAGACTTAGCTATCATATCTTCCTTCACAAGTGAGCATATGTAGTCAAAGGTTTTTCTGGATACCTTAAAAACAGATTCAAACCTATCTATACCCTTGGAGGGAGATGGAAGACCTGCAGTGACAAGCAGAGGAAAGAGAAAGTTACAACTCACAAATGTGAGGCATTTAAATTAGGCCCCAGCGCTCTTTGTAGGATTTAGAAATACTTGAGAAAGAACTGGTACTATCTCAATCCTCAGCTGTGTAGCAAAGTCACtttgtaacagatgacataaagagcataaatataaataacataatatgaaGAGTATAATTTTGTTTGCTGTATGATCAGAAGGGATTCTCAAAAACTAAGgtgttggaaaaataaaaataaaaataaaagataagaaCGTGATGCAGCCAAAAGAATCATTTATTGTGTTAATTCATACATGCAAAACATTGAAACTTATATACAAGAAGACGACTAAGAAAAAAGCATGATAAGATAAGATTGTTGACCAATATAATAAGTAATCTTCTTCACAGCACTCATTGACCACAAGATCATTTAGTTGTGACTTGCAGTTATAAGATTGAGAGCTACTTTGTACTAACCAATTTTCTATAGTGAAGTCATTTCAGCTTTAAGCAGAACCCAGTCCAACCTTGTCCCAAAACAAAGACAAAAATATAGATCATGGAGTGCTAGCTGGCTTTGGAGTCTAAATATGTATTAAATGAGTGATATATGTTAGACGGCTTTGAAATGTTTTTTTGATGGGACTAGACCTATCAAACTGAAATGTTATAAGGTGAACCACCACACTTGGCTGTTAACGACCAGAGCTACAGCAACTGTCTAAGACGGAGAGAAGGGAAGAAGAGACAAATAAGTGGATTGTTCTGGCTTTCATTGTTTGATTTGCAGGTGaagggagaaaaaagaaagtatgAAGGAAAAATCCCAAATCCAAAATTATTTtcagtattttttgaaaatgtattGAGGTCTCCAAAATTTTAGTAGAAGGTACACATACATCTCACAAACAAAGATaaatgaattaataattaaaattttaaggggagagataaaaaataaattaataataaattgagtAAGTTACAACCTATTCGTGTTTTTCATTCATATTACGTAACACAAGACTATCAAATGTGAATGAAATCAAACAATTTAGAGCAAGAGTTAGATCATTTCTAGTCTACCTATGAAACATATCTTGTTGCTATCAATGGACCTGGAAAAATACCTCCATTCCAAGTTTTCAGACGTTTGGAACCATCTATGAGTGCAATAATTtgaaagtttatattaataaatattagtcACGGGTGCACTACCAGTGGAAATAATCATCCAAAGCATATTCATTTGTTAATAATTTCCCAACTTATCAGCCTTATGGGGCAATTCGTCCTGCATGACTGCTATTAATGGTTTAGTGAACGTTACAAGGTTTTAGAAAACCACTAGTTCCCCACTAAGCAGAAGCAAAATCACAGCCATAAATGCCTTGACGTTTccttcaaacttaatttttagCAAATAGTTGAATCAATTTTAAGCTTCAAATTACAGAGAAGGCAAAACTACAGTGTACACTATGAATAAACTAAAATGTACCAAGTTTCAAAACCTAACGAGAACTGCGATTTGTACTCTATTTGAGCGTTGATTGAGACCATCTAGTTGAGCAGCCACTAACTGATTCCAAAACTAACATTTGAAATTCCTATAGCAGCCAGTAACTGGTTCCAAAACTAGCATTTGAAAGCCCTATAGCAGCAATACATCACACGACATTCACTAATACAGCTGCATTTATCATATTCACTCACATTCTGCATTCATACATGAAACATCTTTTTATATTGACTCTTTTGGATTTTATCTCAACTAAA is a window from the Carya illinoinensis cultivar Pawnee chromosome 14, C.illinoinensisPawnee_v1, whole genome shotgun sequence genome containing:
- the LOC122294959 gene encoding protein ALP1-like; this translates as MGPVRGFRKRKKTEKKREENASASGSPEEGPLDWWDEFSRRINGLPSPSKGIDRFESVFKVSRKTFDYICSLVKEDMIAKSAHFVFANGKPMSLCDQVAVALRRLSSGESLVTVGDSFGLNHSTVSQVTWRFVESMEERGLHHLNWPSSDTEMTEIKSKFERMRGLPNCCGVIDTTHIMMCLPASDPTSNVWLDPEKNHSMVLQAIVDPDMRFRDIVTGWPGKMKDWSVLQSSNFYELCDKGERLTGKDLELSEGSEIREYIIGDLGYPLLPYLIIPYEGTELSESREEFNRRHHATLMVAQRALARLKETWRIIQGVMWRPDKHRLPRIILVCCLLHNILIDMDDVQDEAPLSHNHDPGYHQQICGTVDIKGVHLRDKLSMYLSGRLPR